In Oncorhynchus mykiss isolate Arlee chromosome 1, USDA_OmykA_1.1, whole genome shotgun sequence, the following proteins share a genomic window:
- the si:ch211-125o16.4 gene encoding neuroblast differentiation-associated protein AHNAK: MNGESQQRRYSESLVLEDSDRGGVVITGITDPRVTNKSGLKEGDEIVAATIHLNHLNKDDLMKILKIMEPYEDNMSFVTKPDLNASVSLSSLDSGLKSPGDMLKDTYSRMQRAVEAPSIEVNGLNGQLNAEGWLKNEINGPALNGVLPNVTLDTPGPDGGAKFPTIGMSGPVMKGADQEGTLTHPKVSLSTPEFSTPDASLDLEKPEVKTSGLMYKPPKFKMPHFKLPHVKANAPKGDVNVSADLEGPGFSGELEKRDLNLSSPDVEIKCPDLNGPNAVLKAPAVDIEAPSGKFKWLTLTKPKFGLSGPKMKGHEVDIDADLSAPDMNLSTLNIDGEISASDVDLSIPKAEVDLQAPDIDIEALSSKFKWPHLNKHKFGLHGPKVNSPGVDVKADLEKPTVDLSVPKIEAEMSNPDLELNLPKADLSSPEVDVKAHVVDIHPPTGKLKFPTLKKPNFRLSGPNIKAPDIDVDADLKAPDLSLSVPEVEAGLNMPDLHTNLPNADIKGPEVDLNASEVDIEPVSGKLKWFTLKKTKFGLSGPKVKGLEELNLAPPNVDGEINAPDVDLILPKSDLEGPEVDVDTDAHSGKFKWFNLKKPTADLKGPDVDLQAPEVDIKTPSGKQRFPTLKMPTINWTGHKVKGPKLDGDLKRAELDLSAPKFDVNLPGADPQGLDLNLSTPSITADIAVPDVDLQAPEVNMEAPTGKKRFPTLKMPKINWSGHKVKGPNLDIDADLKKADLDLSAPEVDVNLPEADLQGSDLNLSAPAIEGNIAVPDINVSLPEANLKGPDVDLDLDAPSGKFKLPKLKWTKIRKVKGPELDVDLKTSELAVDVNSLEADLKGPCLNLKTTDLNLSAPAIEGDIAAPDFNTSLPEVDPDAPSGTFKLPKYKLPKFSVIGRRVKGPNLDAELKAPKLDVSVPDVDVSLPTADIQAPVVELKTPDLDLSAPKIEGTIAAPDLSVSLPEADIKGPEVDLDTPEVDLDVPSGTFKLPKFKLPKTSLTGPRVKGPNLDAELKAPKLDVSVPDVDVSLQTADLQTPVVELKTPDLSAPKIKGSMAAPDLRTNLPEAGIKGQAIDLKAPEVDLDAPSGTFKLPKFKLPKTSLTGPRVKGPNLDAELKAPKLDVSVPDVDVSLQTADLQTPVVELKTPDLSAPKIKGSMAAPDLRTNLPEAGIKGQAIDLKAPEVDLDAPSGTFKLPKFKLPKSSLTGPRVKGPNLDAELKAPKLDVSIPDVDVNLPTADLQATVVELKTPDLNRSAPKLDGEVNVPEIRMNVPKTDLKGPGLVLKAPDVDIDAPSGKFKLPHFKLPTFGLSGSELEGQNLDVETPDIKVSVPRVESRLEAPKVDIALPQAYLKLSDPNVKSDISAPDVNLSLPKTYLSGPEVELNGPDLSLSTPEMKVSVPDIKGPDAKFKAKDVDIEAPSENLPHFKMPKFGLSGPRIKGTEFNASADVNTPDVEVSVPKNEGEISTPELSLSAPGIEASADMPYLDVNVPEADLKVDVEEEGDTHKSTFKWPFKWPSFNLSGSKGKDSDMDDEEESKRDQVEVPMFTFHRLPQNNKIESAFQDAAKALGEAMDTPKLEGGLETAGVEVSLPKVNEGQKVTSPSGLINIMERLNRFKAKTPTANVSLPEVKGELHTPSLDVSSTSDVDSSTKLKRGTFKVTKPESGIGLEYPVVDSEGNDSMSISLSNMLGLNIKEPDTDY; encoded by the exons ATG AATGGGGAAAGTCAGCAAAGACGTTATTCCGAAAGCTTGGTCCTGGAGGATTCAGACAGAGGAGGAGTTGTCATCACTGGAATCACAGACCCTAGAGTCACTAATAAGAGTGGCTTGAAAGAAG GCGATGAGATTGTCGCTGCCACCATACATCTTAACCACCTTAATAAAGATGACCTGATGAAAATACTTAAGATCATGGAGCCTTATGAAGACAACATGAGTTTTGTGACAAAGCCGGATCTGAATGCCAGCGTCAGTCTCAGCTCACTGGACAGTGGTCTCAAAAGTCCCGGGGAT ATGCTCAAAGATACCTACAGCAGAATGCAGCGAGCAGTTGAGGCACCATCTATTGAGGTTAATGGCCTCAATGGACAATTAAATGCAGAAGGCTGGTTGAAGAATGAAATCAATGGTCCCGCTTTGAATGGGGTATTGCCCAATGTGACATTGGACACACCTGGACCTGATGGAGGTGCAAAGTTCCCCACCATTGGAATGTCTGGACCAGTAATGAAAGGAGCAGATCAGGAAGGCACCCTCACACACCCTAAAGTCAGTCTATCAACACCAGAGTTCAGCACTCCAGATGCTTCACTTGACTTGGAGAAACCTGAGGTTAAGACAAGTGGATTGATGTACAAGCCTCCAAAATTCAAAATGCCTCACTTCAAACTACCACACGTAAAAGCCAACGCGCCAAAGGGAGATGTGAATGTATCAGCAGATTTAGAAGGCCCTGGTTTCAGTGGAGAGCTAGAGAAACGAGACCTGAACCTCTCATCCCCTGATGTGGAAATCAAATGCCCAGATTTGAATGGGCCAAATGCTGTCTTGAAAGCTCCAGCTGTTGACATAGAGGCTCCTTCTGGCAAATTCAAATGGCTTACTCTCACAAAGCCCAAGTTTGGATTATCTGGACCAAAAATGAAGGGACATGAAGTGGACATAGATGCTGACCTGTCTGCACCTGACATGAATCTCTCCACTCTAAACATTGATGGAGAGATAAGCGCATCAGATGTAGACTTGAGTATACCAAAAGCTGAGGTAGATCTGCAAGCTCCAGATATCGACATTGAGGCTCTCTCGAGTAAATTTAAATGGCCTCATTTAAATAAACACAAATTTGGTCTTCATGGGCCCAAAGTCAACTCCCCTGGTGTGGATGTTAAGGCAGATCTGGAGAAACCAACAGTTGATCTTTCTGTCCCAAAGATTGAGGCTGAAATGAGCAACCCAGATTTAGAACTGAATTTACCCAAAGCAGACCTCAGCAGCCCTGAGGTAGATGTGAAGGCCCATGTTGTTGATATTCATCCTCCCACTGGGAAACTTAAGTTCCCAACACTCAAAAAGCCCAATTTCAGGCTCTCTGGACCAAATATAAAAGCTCCAGACATTGATGTTGATGCAGATCTGAAGGCACCTgacctcagtctctctgtccctgaagTTGAGGCAGGGCTTAACATGCCTGATTTGCACACCAATTTGCCAAATGCAGATATCAAAGGCCCTGAAGTAGACCTGAACGCATCAGAAGTGGACATTGAGCCCGTTTCAGGGAAATTAAAATGGTTTACTCTAAAAAAAACAAAGTTTGGTCTCTCTGGACCCAAGGTTAAGGGTCTTGAAGAATTGAATCTCGCCCCTCCAAACGTTGATGGAGAAATAAATGCACCAGATGTAGATCTTATTTTACCCAAATCTGACCTGGAAGGCCCAGAGGTAGATGTTGACACTGATGCCCATTCTGGAAAATTCAAGTGGTTCAACCTAAAGAAGCCCACAGCTGATTTGAAAGGTCCAGATGTAGATCTTCAAGCACCAGAGGTCGACATTAAGACACCCTCTGGAAAGCAAAGATTTCCAACTTTAAAAATGCCCACAATTAACTGGACTGGACATAAGGTGAAGGGACCAAAGCTTGATGGTGATCTGAAGAGAGCAGAATTGGACCTATCAGCTCCCAAGTTTGATGTGAATTTACCAGGAGCAGATCCCCAAGGCCTTGATCTTAACCTCTCCACACCATCAATTACAGCAGACATTGCTGTTCCAGATGTAGATCTTCAGGCACCAGAAGTTAACATGGAGGCACCCACTGGAAAGAAACGATTTCCAACTTTAAAAATGCCCAAAATTAACTGGTCTGGACATAAGGTGAAGGGACCAAACCTTGATATTGATGCTGATCTAAAGAAAGCAGATTTGGACCTCTCAGCTCCGGAGGTTGATGTGAATTTACCAGAAGCAGATCTCCAAGGCTCTGATCTCAACCTCTCAGCACCAGCAATTGAAGGAAACATCGCTGTTCCAGATATCAATGTCAGTTTGCCTGAAGCTAACCTCAAAGGACCAGATGTAGATTTAGACCTTGATGCTCCCTCTGGAAAATTTAAGTTGCCAAAACTAAAATGGACAAAAATAAGAAAAGTAAAAGGACCAGAACTTGATGTTGATCTTAAGACCTCAGAATTAGCTGTTGATGTTAATTCACTTGAAGCAGATCTGAAAGGGCCTTGTCTCAACTTGAAAACAACAGATCTCAACCTTTCAGCACCAGCAATTGAGGGAGACATTGCTGCTCCAGATTTCAATACCAGTTTGCCTGAAGTTGACCCTGATGCTCCCTCTGGAACATTCAAGTTGCCAAAATACAAACTCCCAAAATTCAGTGTAATAGGGCGAAGAGTTAAAGGACCAAACCTTGATGCTGAGCTAAAGGCCCCAAAATTGGATGTCTCTGTTCCTGATGTGGACGTCAGTTTGCCGACTGCTGACATCCAAGCCCCTGTAGTTGAGCTGAAAACACCCGACCTGGACCTTTCTGCTCCAAAGATTGAGGGAACCATCGCTGCTCCAGATTTGAGTGTCAGTTTGCCTGAAGCTGACATCAAAGGTCCAGAGGTAGATCTCGACACCCCAGAAGTTGACCTTGATGTTCCCTCTGGAACATTCAAGTTGCCAAAATTCAAACTCCCCAAAACCAGTTTAACAGGACCAAGAGTTAAAGGACCAAACCTTGATGCTGAGCTAAAGGCCCCAAAATTGGATGTCTCTGTTCCTGATGTGGATGTCAGTTTGCAGACAGCTGACCTCCAAACCCCTGTAGTAGAGCTGAAAACACCAGACCTTTCTGCCCCCAAAATCAAGGGATCTATGGCTGCTCCAGATTTGAGGACCAATTTGCCTGAAGCTGGCATTAAAGGTCAAGCGATAGATCTTAAAGCCCCAGAAGTTGATCTTGATGCTCCCTCTGGAACATTCAAGTTGCCAAAATTCAAACTCCCCAAAACCAGTTTAACAGGACCAAGAGTTAAAGGACCAAACCTTGATGCTGAGCTAAAGGCCCCAAAATTGGATGTCTCTGTTCCTGATGTGGATGTCAGTTTGCAGACAGCTGACCTCCAAACCCCTGTAGTTGAGCTGAAAACACCAGACCTTTCTGCCCCCAAAATCAAGGGATCTATGGCTGCTCCAGATTTGAGGACCAATTTGCCTGAAGCTGGCATTAAAGGTCAAGCGATAGATCTTAAAGCCCCAGAAGTTGATCTTGATGCTCCCTCTGGAACATTCAAGTTGCCCAAATTCAAACTCCCCAAATCCAGTTTAACAGGACCAAGAGTTAAAGGACCAAACCTTGATGCTGAGCTAAAGGCCCCAAAATTGGATGTCTCTATTCCTGATGTGGATGTCAATTTACCGACAGCTGACCTCCAAGCCACTGTAGTAGAGCTGAAAACACCAGATCTCAACCGTTCTGCCCCCAAACTTGATGGTGAAGTGAATGTACCAGAGATTAGAATGAATGTACCCAAAACTGATCTCAAAGGACCTGGACTAGTTCTAAAAGCTCCAGATGTAGACATTGATGCCCCTTCAGGCAAATTCAAATTGCCCCATTTTAAGCTCCCCACATTTGGCCTTTCAGGTTCTGAACTGGAGGGACAAAACCTTGATGTTGAGACACCTGACATTAAAGTTTCAGTTCCCAGAGTTGAGAGTCGACTTGAAGCCCCAAAGGTAGATATAGCTCTACCTCAAGCATACCTCAAGCTATCAGATCCTAATGTTAAAAGTGATATCAGTGCTCCAGATGTAAATCTAAGTTTACCAAAAACGTACCTCTCTGGCCCTGAGGTAGAGTTGAATGGTCCTGATCTAAGTCTCTCTACCCCAGAAATGAAAGTAAGTGTCCCAGACATTAAAGGCCCTGATGCCAAGTTTAAAGCTAAAGATGTTGACATTGAGGCTCCCTCTGAAAATCTGCCACATTTTAAGATGCCAAAGTTTGGTCTCTCGGGGCCTAGAATAAAGGGCACAGAATTTAATGCTAGTGCAGATGTAAATACACCTGATGTGGAAGTTTCAGTCCCCAAAAATGAGGGAGAGATTAGTACCCCTGAACTGAGTCTCTCTGCACCTGGCATTGAGGCCAGTGCTGACATGCCATATTTGGATGTAAATGTACCAGAAGCTGACCTCAAAGTAGATGTTGAGGAAGAGGGAGACACTCACAAAAGTACATTCAAATGGCCATTCAAGtggccaagctttaacttatCTGGCTCAAAAGGTAAAGATTCTGACATGGACGATGAGGAAGAATCAAAGCGTGATCAGGTGGAGGTGCCAATGTTTACATTTCACAGACTG